A genomic region of Ktedonobacteraceae bacterium contains the following coding sequences:
- a CDS encoding PQQ-binding-like beta-propeller repeat protein translates to MENNNENNPIIDAGPFSRQQHSLAEIQAPDSLIPSVLSRIRQASVTIQPTNSPEIDRLLAAIKDTDWHVRATAVRSFGELGEHTPVEPLITALNDEDTTVRAAAVRILRYLPEQARMNHLLEALHDSEWIVREAAALTLGELADHGAYETLQMLANAEREDTQVREAAKLAMKQAHIDTLRLSTSASTKTPMLQASTDLQKRTNSSRVKLIELVRRLPAWKIDNKDWQEEDDTMPLTDSDEIINSTHLSRQDAIRPKTHAVVRVGEAVLAALLIAGLIITWLAFARLPHPSSSVLSSHSRSTPTPTADISSPLIGHDVRLTINNGVVYAGTMNNDIYALRAGNGKLLWRYHTQGSISEAPLVVNGIVYVSANTVVGPGEEYTGIAYALRASDGAVLWRFARNGYTYTPVVVDGVVYIGAWDNTVTALRANDGTPIWHFTTHGPVFDDLSVVNGVVYASSYIEQGPGTVYALKASDGTLLWRFTTQGGVSQATVANGAVYVESAQGLTVLRISNGTPIWHFALGSTGFSTPIVLNGIIYTMALKVSLAETSSSGGGSMARTISSEQITPFTSIAPFKSGVSSVYALRASDGTPLWHYTLNNGKNSWGTLLSIANGVIYAGASVDSGKNSIYALRASNGSLIWQQTSDDAPDSGVVANGILYIGSNSSAVFALRADNGSLLWSYTRIGQVFDTPVLSGNYLYVSALNGIVYVLQTRDGSLQWYYQTDVNG, encoded by the coding sequence ATGGAAAACAACAACGAAAACAATCCAATAATCGATGCCGGCCCATTTAGCAGGCAACAACATAGCCTGGCAGAGATTCAAGCCCCAGATTCCCTGATTCCATCAGTGCTGAGCCGCATCAGACAGGCAAGTGTAACAATCCAACCTACAAATTCGCCAGAGATAGATCGCCTGCTGGCAGCTATAAAAGATACCGACTGGCATGTACGAGCAACCGCCGTAAGAAGTTTCGGAGAATTGGGTGAGCATACTCCTGTTGAGCCGCTTATAACAGCACTGAATGACGAAGATACAACTGTAAGAGCGGCAGCAGTACGGATACTGAGATATCTGCCTGAACAAGCCAGAATGAACCATTTGCTAGAAGCCCTTCATGATTCTGAATGGATCGTGCGTGAGGCTGCTGCGTTGACATTAGGAGAGTTGGCCGACCACGGGGCTTATGAGACTCTACAAATGCTTGCGAATGCCGAACGTGAGGATACACAGGTGCGTGAAGCCGCAAAACTGGCGATGAAGCAGGCCCACATAGATACCTTACGCCTTTCGACAAGTGCCTCGACTAAAACACCGATGCTTCAGGCAAGCACCGATCTTCAAAAGCGAACCAATTCCTCTCGTGTCAAGCTTATTGAACTTGTCAGGAGATTGCCTGCCTGGAAGATAGACAATAAAGACTGGCAAGAGGAGGATGATACTATGCCATTAACCGATTCGGATGAGATCATAAATTCAACCCATCTATCGCGGCAGGATGCAATCAGGCCCAAAACCCATGCTGTAGTGCGTGTAGGAGAAGCAGTGTTGGCAGCTCTACTCATCGCAGGTCTCATCATCACCTGGCTAGCGTTCGCGCGTCTGCCACATCCATCTTCTTCGGTCTTGTCCTCTCATTCCCGGTCAACACCCACGCCTACAGCTGATATTTCATCGCCTCTCATAGGCCATGACGTAAGGTTGACCATTAATAATGGAGTAGTATATGCGGGCACGATGAATAATGACATCTATGCCTTGCGCGCGGGCAACGGTAAATTGCTGTGGCGTTACCACACGCAGGGATCAATCAGCGAGGCACCACTCGTTGTAAATGGGATCGTCTATGTCAGCGCAAACACAGTAGTGGGACCTGGGGAGGAATACACAGGAATAGCCTATGCCTTACGTGCCAGTGATGGAGCCGTGCTCTGGAGGTTCGCCCGCAATGGTTACACATACACGCCGGTGGTAGTTGATGGAGTAGTCTATATAGGCGCGTGGGATAATACAGTAACTGCCCTGCGCGCCAACGACGGCACGCCAATCTGGCATTTTACTACCCACGGTCCTGTTTTTGACGATCTTAGCGTAGTGAATGGGGTAGTCTACGCCAGCAGTTACATAGAGCAAGGCCCTGGCACGGTCTACGCCTTAAAGGCAAGCGATGGCACCCTTCTCTGGCGCTTCACTACCCAGGGCGGCGTCTCCCAGGCAACAGTAGCCAATGGGGCGGTTTACGTGGAGTCAGCGCAGGGCCTGACGGTCCTGCGTATCAGCAATGGAACTCCTATCTGGCACTTTGCCCTCGGAAGCACCGGTTTCTCAACGCCGATCGTACTCAACGGAATAATCTATACCATGGCGCTCAAAGTTTCGCTGGCTGAAACTTCTTCAAGCGGAGGCGGCTCTATGGCCAGAACCATTTCCAGCGAGCAGATTACCCCTTTCACATCGATCGCACCATTCAAATCTGGGGTCTCGTCCGTCTACGCACTGAGAGCCAGCGATGGCACACCTCTGTGGCACTACACATTGAATAACGGAAAGAATAGCTGGGGAACATTGCTTTCGATAGCCAATGGAGTAATCTATGCGGGTGCAAGTGTCGATAGCGGGAAAAACTCCATCTATGCGTTGCGGGCTAGCAATGGCAGCCTGATCTGGCAGCAAACTTCTGACGACGCTCCTGATAGCGGAGTGGTCGCTAACGGAATACTGTATATCGGCTCAAATAGCAGCGCTGTCTTTGCGCTACGAGCAGATAATGGTAGTCTGCTCTGGAGTTACACCAGAATTGGCCAGGTTTTCGATACGCCTGTTCTCTCGGGCAACTACCTCTATGTTAGCGCACTCAACGGTATTGTTTATGTCTTGCAGACGAGGGATGGTTCATTACAGTGGTATTATCAAACAGACGTCAATGGATGA
- a CDS encoding class I SAM-dependent rRNA methyltransferase yields MSSPVHYPTASLKPRREESLLNGHLWIFSGALQQPPHWIEPGGLVDVKSATGDFVARGYYNPNTDIAIRILTRDIEQAIDDEFMRRRIRSAAALRKVFDPDKTNAYRLVNAEGDGLPGLIVDRFAEVLVVQIHTLGMERLRPLVIDALLEEVRTRGILMRNDSQSRRREGLEVEEPRVVYGGVPTQVAVRENGVLFLVDPWEGQKTGFFLDQRDKREALRKYAARADRILNCFSYTGGFSVYAALSNSKARVTSVDISAPAIEAAREQFILNGIEPNAHLFLIADVFDYLEQAHKDGELFDVVVLDPPAFAKTRDARAQALKAYRRLNTLGMQVLRHDGILLTCSCSGFVGMDDLLGALSQAAQRLQRPVQLLETYTHGVDHPIHLAMPETSYLKAVFCRVG; encoded by the coding sequence GTGTCATCACCTGTACACTATCCCACCGCCAGCCTGAAACCACGCCGCGAGGAGAGCCTGCTCAATGGGCACCTCTGGATCTTCTCCGGCGCATTGCAGCAGCCGCCTCATTGGATCGAGCCTGGTGGATTGGTTGATGTCAAATCGGCCACGGGAGATTTCGTGGCCCGTGGCTACTATAACCCCAACACGGATATTGCCATACGCATACTCACACGCGACATCGAGCAGGCTATCGATGATGAATTTATGCGCAGGCGCATTCGCAGCGCGGCAGCATTGAGGAAGGTATTTGATCCCGATAAAACCAATGCCTACCGGTTGGTAAACGCCGAAGGAGACGGTTTACCGGGATTGATCGTTGACCGCTTTGCCGAGGTGCTGGTCGTCCAGATTCATACGCTGGGTATGGAGCGATTGCGTCCGCTGGTTATCGATGCGCTGCTGGAAGAGGTACGAACGCGTGGAATCCTGATGCGCAATGATAGTCAATCTCGCCGGCGCGAGGGGCTGGAAGTAGAGGAGCCACGTGTTGTCTACGGTGGCGTACCCACGCAGGTAGCTGTGCGCGAAAATGGCGTATTGTTCCTGGTGGACCCGTGGGAGGGGCAGAAGACAGGCTTTTTTCTCGATCAACGTGATAAACGCGAAGCCTTGCGCAAATACGCGGCTCGCGCTGATCGCATATTGAACTGTTTCAGCTATACGGGCGGTTTCTCCGTTTATGCTGCTCTTAGCAATAGCAAAGCCCGTGTTACCAGCGTGGACATCTCGGCCCCGGCGATTGAAGCGGCGCGCGAGCAATTCATCCTCAACGGCATCGAGCCAAACGCACATCTATTTCTTATAGCCGATGTTTTTGATTACCTGGAGCAGGCGCACAAGGACGGGGAATTGTTTGATGTGGTGGTACTCGATCCACCTGCCTTCGCTAAAACCCGGGACGCCCGAGCGCAGGCCTTGAAGGCATATCGTCGCCTGAATACCCTGGGCATGCAGGTCTTGCGGCACGATGGTATTCTGTTGACCTGTTCCTGTTCGGGCTTCGTAGGAATGGATGACCTGCTGGGTGCGCTTTCGCAGGCCGCACAGCGCCTGCAACGTCCGGTGCAATTGCTGGAAACCTATACCCATGGCGTTGATCATCCCATTCACCTGGCAATGCCCGAAACTTCGTATTTAAAGGCTGTATTTTGCCGGGTAGGGTAG
- a CDS encoding GAF domain-containing protein, which produces MSQTIDESRTQLIADLQERAEELAQVHRIAIALTSEFDLQRLLQMITDAARKVTAAQYAAFFLIPEIANDHGKLSANQVTFNMAAISGATESIEKHFRRLGPVEGLGVLEPVFWEGESIVVDDVHDDPRYVGVPRGHIPVRSFLGVQMRTREGTILGAFLIGDTRPSRFSSRHVELIEALSAQATVAIHNARLIARERRAMEEHAAMLEREVHERTAELERRNQELSKFATDLQTLHHELTEVQKRQMLADERSRIAQELHDRVQQTLFTIGLKADWVLEHVPSNSILVRQLGAIKQLASLGTAQVRDAIFALSSTEVQEGGLVGMLYTLIQNLRESSSIEADLVVAEWASPLPSHIEQTLLTVAQEALLNVRRHSQATTVIVTVQVTPEQAMLVVQDNGTGLSSQLFQTYQSNTMHLGLKGMRHRIEELGGQFLLANGEEGGLIVKAVVPL; this is translated from the coding sequence ATGTCGCAAACTATCGATGAGAGCCGTACACAACTGATTGCGGACTTGCAAGAGCGCGCCGAAGAACTGGCACAGGTACACCGTATCGCGATTGCGCTCACCTCAGAATTTGACTTGCAGCGCTTGCTGCAAATGATTACTGATGCTGCCCGCAAAGTGACTGCTGCTCAATATGCCGCGTTCTTCCTGATCCCGGAGATTGCGAATGACCATGGAAAGTTATCTGCCAACCAGGTCACCTTTAATATGGCGGCTATCTCCGGTGCGACGGAAAGCATTGAGAAGCACTTCCGACGCCTGGGTCCGGTGGAAGGCCTTGGTGTCTTAGAGCCGGTTTTCTGGGAGGGTGAATCGATTGTCGTCGATGATGTGCATGATGACCCACGCTATGTAGGTGTTCCTCGCGGGCATATTCCTGTGCGCAGTTTCCTTGGCGTGCAGATGCGCACACGCGAAGGGACAATTTTAGGAGCGTTTCTGATCGGCGATACTCGACCATCCCGGTTCAGTTCGCGGCATGTCGAATTGATTGAAGCCTTGAGCGCGCAGGCAACCGTTGCTATTCACAATGCGCGGCTGATAGCGCGCGAGCGGCGGGCTATGGAAGAGCACGCTGCTATGCTGGAGCGCGAAGTTCATGAGCGCACAGCCGAACTGGAACGTCGCAACCAGGAACTGAGTAAATTTGCCACCGATCTGCAGACACTGCATCATGAACTGACCGAGGTGCAGAAGCGCCAGATGCTTGCCGATGAACGCAGCCGTATCGCGCAGGAATTGCATGATCGCGTGCAACAGACATTATTTACGATTGGCCTGAAAGCCGACTGGGTTTTAGAGCATGTACCCTCCAATTCGATACTGGTTCGCCAGCTTGGAGCGATCAAGCAATTAGCCTCGTTGGGTACAGCGCAGGTACGAGATGCGATCTTTGCCCTATCGTCAACGGAGGTGCAGGAGGGTGGCCTGGTCGGTATGCTTTATACCTTAATTCAAAATTTACGCGAATCCTCCTCCATCGAGGCCGATCTTGTTGTTGCCGAGTGGGCCAGTCCTTTACCGTCTCATATCGAGCAAACACTGCTTACTGTGGCGCAGGAGGCTCTCTTGAACGTGCGCCGCCACTCGCAGGCGACAACTGTGATCGTGACGGTGCAGGTGACTCCTGAGCAGGCGATGCTTGTCGTACAGGATAACGGTACCGGCCTTTCTTCCCAGCTCTTTCAGACGTATCAGAGCAATACGATGCATCTGGGTCTGAAGGGTATGCGCCATCGCATTGAGGAACTGGGCGGCCAGTTTTTGCTGGCGAATGGCGAAGAGGGCGGCCTGATTGTAAAGGCGGTGGTTCCGCTATGA
- a CDS encoding glycoside hydrolase family 15 protein, with translation MKSITRTYQPINSYGVIGDCHSVVLVAPDGSVDWGCLPDFDSPAIFCRLLDAERGGYFQIAPSDAAIPGTQRYLRGSNVLQTRFSSIQGEVVLTDFMPVETLSAWQFREMNNNTWTREDGSCHCLVRIAECTHGEMSITMRLKVSPNYAAAPGEVFLSPNGTGAVVSGGQQHVGLAIIGAHLLPSFSMCVVREEDEMHPSVIVQVNLREGERLLFTLGVGRTAQAARRLVEVELLQRNFDAELAQTLHCWRKWLQGLAYHGPYAEMVERSALVLKMMTYAPTGAIVAAPTTSLPEGLKGGRNWDYRFTWLRDATFTLYALNVLGFTEEAHAFTHWLRRLSYSNGEDLQIMYGIRGERELAERELTHLSGYRDIGPVRVGNGAAGQKQLDVFGEVLDCIHLYRRQGCFERYGERLEGPLWAMMRMLVEHVCAHWHETDSGIWEIRGGPQHFVYSKVMCWVALDRGIRAAEQLHLEADLPRWRQVRDQIRANILTHGYNTQIGAFTQSYNSTALDASNLLLPLVGFIAPDDPRMRSTVDRIMEQLTDEHGFVYRYLADDGLEGHEGTFTICTFWLVDNLAMQGRISEARSLFERLLKHAGRLGLFSEEIDSEHDIALGNYPQAFTHIALINSALNLKKAEMRLGEHHTDPVIAAIKLHDGKV, from the coding sequence ATGAAATCCATTACTCGAACTTATCAGCCAATTAATTCTTATGGCGTCATCGGAGATTGTCATTCTGTTGTACTGGTTGCCCCAGATGGTTCGGTAGATTGGGGTTGTTTGCCGGACTTCGATAGCCCTGCTATCTTCTGCAGGCTGCTGGATGCTGAAAGAGGGGGGTACTTCCAGATAGCTCCAAGCGACGCAGCGATACCGGGAACGCAACGCTACCTGCGGGGCAGTAATGTGCTACAAACTCGTTTTTCCAGCATACAAGGTGAGGTTGTCCTCACCGATTTTATGCCGGTTGAGACGTTGAGCGCGTGGCAGTTCCGGGAAATGAACAACAACACGTGGACGCGCGAAGATGGTTCTTGCCATTGCCTGGTGCGTATTGCCGAATGTACCCATGGCGAGATGTCTATCACTATGCGGCTCAAGGTCAGTCCTAACTATGCCGCCGCGCCCGGTGAAGTGTTCCTCTCACCCAATGGTACAGGAGCTGTCGTTTCCGGCGGTCAACAGCATGTCGGGCTGGCCATCATAGGTGCGCACCTGCTTCCTTCGTTCTCAATGTGTGTTGTACGTGAGGAAGACGAAATGCATCCCTCTGTCATTGTGCAAGTAAACTTGCGCGAGGGCGAGCGCCTGTTGTTTACGCTGGGCGTGGGTCGTACTGCTCAGGCGGCGCGACGCCTGGTCGAGGTTGAACTGCTCCAGCGCAACTTCGATGCCGAACTCGCTCAAACGCTGCATTGCTGGCGCAAATGGTTGCAAGGGCTAGCCTACCATGGCCCCTACGCAGAGATGGTGGAGCGCAGCGCTCTCGTACTCAAGATGATGACCTATGCTCCTACCGGGGCCATTGTCGCCGCGCCGACTACCTCGCTGCCGGAGGGCCTTAAAGGGGGACGCAATTGGGATTATCGCTTTACGTGGCTGCGTGATGCGACTTTCACCCTCTACGCGCTCAATGTACTTGGCTTCACCGAGGAGGCACATGCCTTTACACACTGGCTGCGTCGTCTTTCGTACTCAAATGGCGAAGATTTGCAGATCATGTATGGCATTCGTGGCGAGCGTGAGCTGGCTGAGCGTGAATTGACGCACCTGAGTGGTTATCGCGATATCGGGCCGGTGCGTGTAGGCAATGGCGCAGCCGGGCAGAAGCAACTGGATGTTTTCGGCGAGGTCCTCGATTGTATTCACCTCTACAGGCGTCAAGGTTGCTTTGAGCGTTATGGAGAGAGGCTCGAAGGTCCGTTATGGGCGATGATGCGTATGCTGGTCGAGCATGTATGTGCCCACTGGCATGAAACCGATAGCGGCATCTGGGAGATTCGCGGCGGCCCGCAGCATTTTGTCTATTCCAAAGTCATGTGCTGGGTCGCGCTTGATCGCGGCATACGGGCGGCGGAACAATTGCACCTGGAAGCCGATTTGCCCAGGTGGAGACAGGTGCGCGATCAAATCCGTGCTAATATTCTCACTCATGGGTACAATACGCAAATAGGCGCATTTACGCAATCCTACAATAGCACGGCACTGGATGCCTCGAATTTGCTGCTGCCACTGGTTGGTTTTATCGCGCCCGATGATCCACGCATGCGCTCAACCGTTGACCGCATTATGGAGCAGTTGACCGATGAGCATGGCTTTGTGTATCGCTATCTTGCCGATGATGGGTTAGAAGGCCACGAAGGTACGTTTACGATCTGTACGTTCTGGCTGGTCGATAACCTGGCAATGCAGGGACGCATCAGCGAGGCAAGGTCGCTCTTTGAGCGGCTGTTGAAACATGCTGGTCGCCTGGGGCTGTTCTCTGAGGAAATCGACTCCGAACATGATATCGCGCTGGGGAACTACCCGCAGGCATTCACGCATATTGCCCTGATTAACAGCGCCCTGAATCTGAAAAAGGCCGAAATGCGTCTTGGCGAACATCATACCGACCCGGTTATCGCCGCCATCAAGTTGCACGATGGAAAGGTGTAG
- a CDS encoding response regulator transcription factor, with protein sequence MIRLLIIDDHEMVREGLKAILTSEPDFEIVGDAASAEQGVELVERLSPDVILLDIRLPDRSGIEVCRIVSERYPQSAVIILTTFTDEKLVAECIQAGARGFIVKDIERFDLKRSIRAVARGEAAIDPKAAVAVLAQLRRTPPVKSEPSPELLSSQQLVILRLVAQGLSSREIATQLYLSENTVKGYVQEILHRLGVKNRTEAVMVAVKQGWL encoded by the coding sequence ATGATCCGCCTGTTGATCATCGACGATCATGAAATGGTGCGCGAGGGGCTGAAAGCTATCCTCACATCAGAGCCGGATTTTGAGATTGTTGGCGATGCTGCCAGCGCAGAGCAGGGAGTTGAGCTGGTCGAACGCCTTAGCCCCGATGTGATCCTGCTGGATATCCGGTTGCCGGATAGAAGCGGTATCGAAGTCTGCCGCATTGTTTCAGAACGTTATCCACAGTCCGCGGTAATTATCCTGACGACGTTTACCGATGAGAAACTGGTGGCAGAATGTATCCAGGCGGGCGCGCGTGGTTTCATCGTCAAAGATATCGAGCGCTTTGACTTGAAACGTTCGATTCGCGCTGTGGCACGCGGCGAGGCGGCGATTGATCCCAAAGCGGCTGTGGCAGTCCTGGCCCAGCTTCGCCGCACACCCCCGGTGAAATCTGAACCCTCTCCTGAGCTACTCAGCTCGCAGCAGTTGGTGATCCTGCGTCTCGTTGCCCAGGGACTTTCCAGTCGCGAGATCGCCACACAACTGTATTTGAGTGAGAATACCGTTAAGGGTTATGTGCAGGAGATCTTGCACCGCCTTGGTGTCAAGAATCGAACCGAGGCGGTGATGGTGGCCGTAAAGCAGGGATGGCTATAA
- a CDS encoding sensor histidine kinase — MLKRFTRPFRQLRGKLTLSYTLTSVVTFLLIELTFIGIVFGFVSLNVLTIVLNNLKQETPQAAPYFVHASPDRQELTIWLQTISPTLTNQGPFKNPPDFLAVVDTHGQTLASIGTHAIPVGTPISAQLSPQSRANLNAVLNDAKGATSKIRQESDGKLVAIAPIVGRNGTLQGALLMKVVKPDIFQLVSDLLYLILFTGGVVTIIAAIAGSIFGYLTARGLTRRLKRLSVAADMWGRGDFSALAHDTSQDELGQTSRQLNRMAEQLQNLLQARQKLAMLEERNRLARDLHDSVKQQVFAISMQIGATKVLLRRDVNAAEARLNEAEKLVKQAQQELTFLIRELRPVALEGKGLVAALRELATDWTKQTGIVATLQVQGVEGMQNVQVLPLAVEEALFRVAQEALSNVARHSNATLVQMTLTIADENVTLAISDNGQGFDTTQHGSLGVGLLSMQERMKALGGEVQVESIPGKGTRIVALCCWSDGATNDPTTEPESKDMKNLSPTTLAVSKSDFSARSDPR; from the coding sequence ATGCTGAAACGCTTCACACGGCCATTCCGCCAGTTACGTGGAAAACTGACGCTTTCATATACACTGACTTCAGTTGTGACGTTTCTGCTCATCGAGTTGACCTTCATCGGCATTGTATTCGGTTTTGTCAGTCTGAACGTCTTGACAATTGTTCTGAATAATCTCAAGCAGGAAACGCCGCAGGCCGCGCCTTATTTTGTGCATGCCTCGCCGGATCGTCAAGAACTGACAATATGGTTGCAAACAATCAGTCCCACCCTGACTAATCAAGGTCCTTTCAAAAATCCGCCTGATTTTCTTGCTGTCGTCGATACACATGGACAAACGTTAGCCTCGATTGGTACGCATGCGATTCCCGTTGGTACGCCGATCTCAGCGCAGCTATCTCCGCAAAGCCGTGCGAATCTGAATGCCGTGCTAAACGATGCAAAAGGCGCAACGAGTAAGATTCGCCAGGAGTCGGATGGAAAGTTGGTGGCGATAGCACCCATCGTAGGACGGAATGGTACATTGCAGGGTGCGCTTCTCATGAAGGTGGTCAAACCGGATATATTTCAGCTGGTTTCAGATCTCTTGTATCTCATCTTATTCACCGGTGGTGTTGTGACGATCATCGCGGCCATCGCCGGGTCGATCTTCGGTTATCTGACGGCACGCGGGCTTACCAGGCGGCTCAAAAGGCTCTCTGTCGCGGCGGACATGTGGGGGCGCGGTGATTTTTCCGCACTGGCACATGATACCTCTCAGGATGAATTGGGGCAAACCTCGCGGCAGCTCAATCGCATGGCCGAACAGTTGCAGAATTTGCTGCAGGCGCGACAAAAACTCGCCATGTTGGAAGAGCGCAATCGGCTGGCACGTGACCTGCATGATAGCGTCAAGCAGCAGGTGTTCGCCATCTCGATGCAGATAGGGGCGACGAAGGTCTTGCTCAGGCGCGATGTGAATGCTGCCGAGGCGCGCCTGAACGAAGCGGAAAAGCTGGTGAAGCAGGCGCAACAGGAATTAACCTTTCTCATTCGCGAACTACGACCCGTTGCGCTCGAAGGCAAAGGGCTGGTTGCCGCGCTGCGCGAACTGGCAACCGACTGGACAAAACAGACCGGCATCGTCGCTACCTTGCAAGTGCAGGGCGTCGAGGGTATGCAGAATGTCCAGGTTCTGCCGCTGGCTGTCGAGGAAGCATTGTTTCGTGTGGCTCAGGAAGCGCTATCCAATGTGGCCAGGCATAGCAATGCGACCCTGGTGCAAATGACGCTGACTATCGCTGATGAGAATGTGACTCTCGCAATTAGTGATAATGGTCAGGGGTTTGATACGACTCAGCATGGAAGTCTGGGTGTGGGCCTGCTTTCGATGCAAGAACGCATGAAGGCGCTTGGCGGAGAAGTACAGGTAGAAAGCATACCCGGAAAAGGAACACGTATCGTTGCGCTTTGCTGCTGGTCAGATGGCGCTACAAACGATCCTACGACTGAACCAGAGAGCAAAGATATGAAAAATCTCTCGCCCACGACGCTGGCTGTCTCGAAGTCTGATTTCAGCGCCCGAAGTGATCCGCGATAA
- a CDS encoding response regulator, which produces MKIAVLEDNPDILEYMKTALEMAGHQVDTFIDGYLFLQSLLTGTAIRTPLPYDLVTIDLLLPGTISGLEAIKRIRQDIPAHQLPIIVITGVGVKGMQELQSLFPTIPVLHKPFRLQALLQLIDSF; this is translated from the coding sequence ATGAAGATTGCAGTTCTCGAGGACAACCCCGACATTCTTGAGTACATGAAGACCGCTTTAGAGATGGCCGGACATCAAGTAGACACCTTTATCGACGGTTATCTATTCTTACAAAGCCTACTCACCGGTACAGCTATCCGCACTCCCCTCCCTTACGACCTCGTCACTATCGACTTACTTCTTCCAGGTACCATTTCAGGACTTGAGGCAATCAAGCGCATCCGGCAAGATATTCCCGCGCATCAACTACCCATCATCGTGATTACAGGGGTAGGAGTCAAGGGAATGCAAGAACTGCAATCTCTCTTTCCCACCATTCCAGTACTGCATAAACCCTTTCGTTTGCAAGCGCTGCTCCAGTTAATTGATTCTTTCTAG